A region from the Tahibacter amnicola genome encodes:
- the smc gene encoding chromosome segregation protein SMC encodes MRLTTIKLAGFKSFVDPTTLHLPTNMTGIVGPNGCGKSNIIDAIRWVMGESAASRLRGDSLTDVIFSGSSARKPVSQASVELIFDNSDGTIVGEYAKFNEISVKRVVTRDGQSQYLLNGGRCRRRDITDLFLGTGLGARSYSIIEQGMISQVVESDPEALRHHLEEAAGISKYKERRKETESRIKSTRENLDRVRDVRDEVDKQLEHLNRQAKAAARWQELKAEQKQKEAELRALSYRAIADEVEGQGSALRQAETEIEKFLADQRQVEAQLEASRERHQLATEHLGAVQGEVYKVGADIARVEQQIAHNRQLRERLDKSREETDRAYKELADHIAADNEQIETLRLALADGEPKLEALREADETTGDVLRDAEAKLAEWQAAWDDYSRSSSEATQAAEVERTRLDYLDRQCLDISRRLETLENEKRAADIGALSSAAESLGDEQETHKERVETLTGLLDERKLAYERVLESERQAQATQNDVRQQLQSLRGRLSSLEALQHAALGQEKGAASQWLDRSGLSSAKRLGESLDVDAGWETAVETVLSGFLEGVLVDQPAAYADEIAGLREADMVLIAAEAGGEAVSGTLSAHARGPAAVVGLLAQIHTADSLDDARRLAATLAPNESVITRSGEWFGSGFVRVLRRGGAQAGVLAREREIQAVQGQIESLDERGRELADQIDELKATKVETERERDDAQRELYMAHRRLAEIAGQLQSHRGKMETAQARLEKVDGEITQLSAKLAEDEAQAKEARGRLDAAVIRMGDLEQRRQELDSQRRRTLEQREEARMNAREARDQAHQLALSLESKRSAIQSLEQALGRMQGQLQQLDARREEIAAQLVADEDPLTELDAERQTYLNQRLLVDRQLVEARRALEDCDAEFRRLEQERHRVEHVLTQRREALSERRLSEHSLKLRAQNLAEAIAEAGLELDAVLAGLPATADAGDWQQHLVELDAKIRRLEPVNLAAIQEYEEQSQRKTYLDAQLTDLGTALETLEGAIKKIDRETRQRFKETFDKVNSGLQELFPRLFGGGHAYLELTGEDLLDTGVSIMARPPGKRVTSISLLSGGEKALTAVALVFSIFRLNPAPFCLLDEVDAPLDEANVGRFSNMVNEMSEHVQFLFVSHNKTTMEAAHQLCGVTMREPGVSRLVQVDLAEASKLVGAA; translated from the coding sequence ATGCGCCTGACTACGATCAAACTGGCCGGATTCAAGTCGTTCGTGGATCCGACCACGCTGCATCTGCCGACCAACATGACCGGCATCGTCGGTCCGAACGGCTGCGGCAAATCCAACATCATCGACGCCATCCGCTGGGTGATGGGCGAAAGTGCGGCCAGCCGCCTGCGCGGCGATTCGCTCACCGACGTGATTTTCTCCGGCTCGAGTGCGCGCAAGCCGGTCAGTCAGGCGTCGGTGGAGCTGATCTTCGACAATTCCGACGGAACCATCGTCGGCGAATACGCCAAGTTCAACGAAATCTCGGTCAAGCGCGTGGTCACCCGCGATGGCCAGTCCCAGTACCTGCTCAACGGCGGCCGCTGCCGCCGGCGTGATATCACGGACCTCTTCCTCGGAACCGGCCTGGGGGCGCGCAGCTATTCGATCATCGAGCAAGGCATGATCTCCCAGGTCGTCGAATCCGACCCGGAAGCCCTGCGCCATCACCTGGAAGAGGCAGCCGGCATTTCCAAGTACAAGGAGCGCCGGAAAGAAACCGAAAGCCGCATCAAGTCCACCCGTGAAAATCTCGATCGCGTGCGTGACGTGCGCGACGAAGTGGACAAGCAACTCGAACACCTCAATCGCCAGGCCAAGGCCGCCGCGCGCTGGCAGGAGCTGAAGGCCGAGCAGAAGCAGAAAGAAGCAGAGCTGCGGGCGCTCAGTTACCGCGCCATCGCTGACGAAGTGGAAGGGCAGGGCTCGGCGTTGCGCCAGGCCGAGACGGAGATCGAGAAATTTCTCGCTGACCAGCGCCAGGTCGAAGCCCAGCTGGAAGCCAGCCGCGAACGCCACCAGCTCGCCACTGAGCACCTGGGGGCGGTGCAGGGCGAGGTGTACAAAGTGGGCGCGGATATCGCCCGGGTCGAGCAGCAGATTGCACACAATCGCCAGTTGCGCGAGCGGCTGGACAAAAGTCGCGAAGAAACCGACCGCGCCTACAAGGAACTGGCCGACCATATCGCCGCCGACAACGAGCAGATCGAAACGCTCCGCCTGGCCCTGGCCGATGGCGAGCCGAAGCTCGAAGCCCTGCGCGAAGCCGACGAGACGACCGGCGACGTCCTGCGTGACGCCGAGGCGAAGCTGGCCGAATGGCAGGCCGCCTGGGACGACTACTCCCGATCGAGTTCCGAGGCCACGCAGGCGGCGGAAGTCGAGCGCACGCGCCTGGACTACCTTGACCGCCAGTGCCTGGATATCTCGCGGCGTCTGGAAACCCTGGAAAACGAAAAGCGGGCGGCGGACATCGGCGCGCTCAGCAGTGCTGCCGAGTCGCTGGGCGATGAGCAGGAAACCCACAAGGAACGCGTCGAGACCCTGACCGGCCTGCTCGACGAGCGCAAGCTGGCCTACGAGCGCGTGCTCGAAAGCGAGCGCCAGGCGCAGGCCACGCAGAATGACGTGCGGCAGCAGCTGCAATCATTGCGCGGCCGGTTGTCCTCGTTGGAGGCCCTGCAGCACGCTGCGCTGGGGCAGGAAAAGGGCGCGGCCAGTCAGTGGCTGGATCGCTCAGGCCTGTCCTCGGCCAAGCGCCTGGGTGAGTCGCTGGATGTCGATGCCGGTTGGGAAACAGCGGTGGAAACCGTCCTTTCCGGATTCCTCGAAGGCGTGCTGGTGGACCAGCCGGCCGCCTATGCCGATGAAATCGCCGGCCTGCGCGAAGCCGACATGGTCCTCATCGCGGCGGAGGCCGGCGGTGAGGCGGTGAGTGGCACGCTCTCCGCGCACGCCCGTGGTCCGGCGGCGGTCGTCGGCTTGCTGGCCCAGATTCATACGGCAGATTCGCTGGATGATGCGCGACGGCTGGCGGCGACGCTGGCGCCGAACGAAAGCGTCATCACCCGCAGCGGGGAATGGTTCGGCAGCGGTTTCGTACGGGTACTGCGCCGCGGCGGCGCCCAGGCGGGCGTGCTGGCGCGCGAGCGGGAGATCCAGGCCGTGCAGGGCCAGATCGAGAGCCTGGATGAGCGGGGACGTGAACTCGCTGACCAGATCGACGAGCTGAAAGCCACGAAGGTTGAGACCGAGCGCGAGCGCGATGACGCCCAGCGCGAGCTGTACATGGCCCATCGCCGCCTGGCCGAGATCGCCGGCCAGCTGCAGAGCCACCGCGGCAAGATGGAAACCGCCCAGGCCCGCCTGGAAAAGGTGGATGGGGAAATCACCCAGCTGTCCGCCAAGCTGGCCGAGGACGAGGCACAGGCCAAGGAGGCCCGCGGCCGCCTGGACGCGGCCGTCATCCGCATGGGCGACCTGGAACAGCGGCGCCAGGAACTGGACAGCCAGCGTCGCCGTACGCTGGAACAGCGTGAAGAAGCCCGGATGAACGCCCGCGAGGCCCGCGACCAGGCCCACCAGCTGGCGCTGTCGCTCGAATCCAAGCGTTCGGCGATCCAGTCGCTGGAGCAGGCGCTGGGCCGCATGCAGGGCCAGTTGCAGCAGCTGGACGCGCGTCGCGAGGAGATCGCCGCGCAATTGGTCGCTGACGAAGACCCGCTCACCGAGCTGGACGCCGAACGGCAGACCTACCTCAATCAGCGCCTCCTGGTCGATCGCCAGCTCGTCGAAGCCCGCCGGGCGCTGGAAGATTGCGACGCGGAATTCCGTCGCCTTGAGCAGGAACGGCACCGGGTCGAGCACGTCCTGACCCAGCGACGCGAGGCGCTTTCCGAGCGACGCCTGTCCGAGCACAGCCTCAAGCTGCGCGCGCAGAACCTGGCCGAGGCTATTGCCGAAGCCGGCCTGGAACTGGATGCGGTGCTCGCGGGCCTGCCTGCCACTGCGGACGCCGGCGACTGGCAGCAGCACCTGGTGGAGCTGGATGCCAAGATCCGTCGCCTGGAGCCGGTGAACCTGGCCGCCATCCAGGAATATGAGGAGCAGTCACAGCGCAAGACATACCTCGACGCGCAGCTGACTGACCTGGGAACCGCGCTGGAAACCCTGGAAGGCGCGATCAAGAAAATCGACCGGGAAACGCGCCAGCGTTTCAAGGAAACCTTCGACAAGGTCAATTCGGGCCTGCAGGAGCTCTTCCCGCGCCTGTTCGGCGGCGGTCACGCCTACCTGGAGCTGACCGGCGAAGACCTGCTCGACACGGGTGTTTCCATCATGGCCCGACCGCCCGGCAAGCGCGTGACCTCGATTTCGTTGTTGTCCGGTGGTGAGAAGGCGCTGACGGCGGTAGCCCTGGTGTTCTCGATCTTCCGTCTGAACCCGGCGCCGTTCTGCTTGCTCGACGAGGTGGATGCGCCGCTGGATGAGGCCAATGTCGGCCGTTTCTCCAACATGGTGAACGAGATGTCCGAGCACGTGCAGTTCCTCTTCGTGTCGCACAACAAGACCACCATGGAGGCGGCGCACCAGCTGTGCGGCGTGACGATGCGCGAGCCGGGCGTCTCGCGGCTGGTGCAGGTGGACCTCGCCGAGGCCTCGAAACTGGTCGGTGCGGCCTAG